Within the Oncorhynchus mykiss isolate Arlee chromosome 4, USDA_OmykA_1.1, whole genome shotgun sequence genome, the region ACACAAAgcgcagaaataaaataaaacattcattacctttgatattctttgttggcactcctatgtcccataaacatcacaaattggtctttttcccgattaaatccgtccatgaatgcccaaaatatccatttgcttagcctgtctgcatcacgaaaaaagctctcttccaacacgcaacgtcatgtttaaaaattatagaagttgcctatattctttgacaaaacacttcaacctacttttaaaacccaactttaggtatttgtaaacgttaataagcgatcaaattgatcactgggcgatctgtattcaatagcagctacaaaagaaaacagtgtccatttctcaatcttccaaaatcgattgaggtaggctggatggaatcacggatctattggtaatgtctcaaaggatttttgtcaatgaaaattatTGTTACTTTGTCAATGAAAattacgtttttggcgacatcgtgtggaagctgtaggaattgcatccgtctccatattaaatttggtttcctttaaataatccatgaaaggggcgcatggatacttttttcagatttcagtgaccagtttttcttgcgcttttcgatgaaacacacgctctgttatagtcacagctgtgatttaaccagttttagaaacttccgagtgttttctatccacacatactaatcatatgcatatactatattcctggcatgagtagcaggacgctgaaatgttgcgcgatttttaacagaatgttcgaaaaaggagggggtaggataaagaggataagaacatccaatagtcaaaggtatatgaaatacaagtggtacagagagaaatagtcctataaataatATATTAATTACAACCTAAAatctcttaccttggaatattgaagtctcatgtcaaaaggaaccaccaactttcatatgttctcatgttctgagcaaagaacttaaacgttagctttttaacATGCCACACATTActctcttctccaacactttgtttttgcattatttaaaccaaatttaacgtttcattatttgaggctaaattgattttattgatgttttatattaagttaaaataagtgttaattcagtattgttgtaattgtcattattacaaataaaaatcataatcggttgacctctagttacTAGTCTACAGCTAGAAATGACGTAAAACTAGAACGAGGATACAGACAACCGCCGAAACAGCTATCCTATGAGACCATTtccgaatggtactctgaagtatccattctaaccgcAAAATACTCTGATCTTCGGGTAAACTCAACCAGAGAGACTTCGATGAACTCTCTAGCAGATGGACCGGATtacaacagagaagacaacaacgaCATATGGGCATAAATATAAATTGCAATTTATTTTCGAATGAGCAGTCGTTCATGTAAAGTATTAGCAATTTCTATGAGGGTAGTAATCCTTTGCGTTTCCTATTCTTAGTTTAGATACACggtatagtcgttgtgctttCGTAAATTCGTTCTGGCTAGCTACAGGCTGGACAATAGAAGGAGTTaaaattcacccaaggctgaaaaacGGCTTAATAAGAACGTTGACTAAGCATAGCAAATTAATGGAACCGAACGTTCGCAGACATCGttttgactggagtgatgcttaggattccattaaaaatctatcccattttattttaccactacaatctgttcGTCGGACGAAATTGGAGGAAATAAACTAgtgtagaaagtaaacatccgcACCTCGATGGTGTCAACTTTGCTTATGTCTGCGTAATGAAAAATACAAATTCTGGCATAGCGATCGATGACAAATAAAATGGTGCCCGTGTAACAGTTTTACTttgcacacatagacaacagttacccatcgctccacaaaagcagcgGCCCTTGCAGAGTAAAGGGAACAACTACGCTATCCATGCGCAACCCCCAAACTAGCTAGCCCTTTCACACCGGTTCACCCAGCTATACACAGAACCCCTCATTCAATTAagtatgaggattctgtgttatgcactatagcccgttaccatatgtgattgaatattatctgctgttggcctgtgtggatgtatgtgttatgcaacatagctgacttgagacattgttaacagtttcagggccatgggccattctcatgatggaaaaatacagaataacatgaagacaggaactgtgcaatgagttggggggaggcacattcagaacgtagtgttgcgagaacaaatggtattttgttagataacaggagccaggtgcgagaTAACGGTATCGAGCATGAGCACATAGATATTCTTCACAGCAAtagttacatctatcaactgaaGTGCATaaggggctgggaccagcctctgcgccaacaatcaacgataggctgggtgagtgtAAACCACGCCCAGtttctactctgacaggccggctcggaagcaggaactatttctgtcagagtatatttataatatctttgtcaagaacaagtcagttctctgttttgccctgcgaggtgggacagagagcccgtaCATACGAAAAtcgcatttaccacttattgcttagctaataaaaaatacatagtatacaatcggtgactcagtGTCAtacttatcctgataccagattcgaattgacgcaactcTAACACACCGGTTCACCCAGCTATACACATAACCCCTCATTCAATTACACCAGTGGCAAACAGTGAAATTTGAGGAGCAGGAACAGCTATAGCCCTCAAACTCACCTCTGGGTCTCAAAGCCAGTTCCTCTGCATTTCTTCATTGTTCTCCTTTAATAGGGGACTGAtctagacctgggacaccaggtgggtgcaattcattatcagtttgaacagaaaaccagcaggctcgtaGGGCAGAAGGGGCagggcagcgtttcccaaacttggtgtTCATTTTGATTTTtgtcctaacactacacagctgattcagatTAACAAAGCtgattgattatttgaatcagctttgtAGGGCTAGgggaataaaaataaaatgtgcagCCCTTTGGGGTTCAGGTGACTGAGTGTGGGAAGCCTTTGTCAGAGGGTAAAAGTTGCATACCCCTGGGCTGTAGGCTGCACACCTTGGGTCAAATATTAGATTCTGTAGCTGTGTATTTTATCGAAACAATTCTGTTCTACAATGGTTCTTTTCCTTAGCTCAGGGTAAGTAGTAGCAGGCCTAGAACAATCTTATGCGACGCAAACATTTGAGTTGTGTTCTTCCTCCTTTTAATCAATCATAATAATTTGTCAAATGCCTTACAGGTTGTTTTGCCTCTTGATGGCAGCTGTGGGCATACAACAGACACCTTCTATAAGTATGCATTTTGCACCTTTCAAATTCAAGCACTAAGCATttgacaatatatattttttgaattttAACTAAGCTTTCCAATTCCAGATGACCTCCACGCTGAATGCCTTGGTAACGTTATTCGTTTGAGTGTCGCTCCTCTCTTTGAAGAGGTTGATGCTGTCTTCAGTGAGTTTGCCTCTTatgattctctttctctcctgtcatAATTCATGGCTTGATATTGCTTGTCAACTATTGTGTTCacaccatctccatcccttccagatGACACACAAATCATTAACCTGACGCCTGGCCTTGCTACTCAGTGTGGATTCAGCTTTAAATTTGACCCCATGGGGAATGCCATGTTTTTTGCTTCTCTTCAAAACTGCTTTTCCCAAAACATGGTAACCGTAAGCACTGTAGTGGGTACTTGAACTTCAAATGGACAGTTTGCCTTTCAGTGTCACTGCATTTGCAACCCATAATGTAGCAatgtcattttatttaacctttgacCTGGAGTCATGGTGAGACCAggctcttttacagatgagccctgtataCACAAAGATGCAAGTCAATATTTGCATAACTAGATGGAAAAATTAAATCattgaaaacaaacacattcttcagtaaaaatGTCCTCAATAAGCCCGAGTTGCCGTAGAGGTGGTAATTCATACAATTTTAGAGCATGGAGGTTATTAGAAGTACGGTGCCAGAAACATTGAAGCAGTTTTACTGAACTCTGTGGCCACCCCTGGGTCTGGTATCTCTTACCTCTAAGTTAACGATGACGGAAGGTACAGCAGAAGTTTATGGAGGGCTTTCAGAGGGCCAGCCAACTTTCTGTAGTGTGGCTTCAATACAGTGACAGCTGCATTCATATAGCCAATTTTGCCACAGTCTATAACTTGCATGAATGTCACCTgaatttatttgtttttttgctATATAATGAAAGGCTTTTTTTCCCTTCCCCCTTCATTTTAGGATGATAAGATGTTCAGCTTGGTCATGCAGTTCAGGCTGCCAGGAAACCACATGACCGAAGACCCTGTGTATAGAGTGGGCAAAACCTGTAGCTACACCCCCTGGACCTCCCGAGAGATTCTGTGCGACCGCAACTACATGGAGGCAAGTGAGCAGAGCATGCCCTAATGGACATGTTTACAGTCAAGCTTGTCATACTGCCTGTATAAATGATCTGTCTAGAGCtacaactgtccagtgtttcattTCTTCTGCGACACAACGTAGAGgtcttgactctctctctcaattccacTCGCCTCTTCAAAATGCACATAGGACAACTTTAGAGGTGAGGAATCTTGGCCTATTCTCAATGCATTTAAGGAGGCGAGTGGACAGATTGAGAACTGGCCGTTGATTTCCTATTGTCTGGGAGGGAGAAAATGCATAGGGAATAATGGCTTTTCTTCTCTAGGTGTCTGTCAGAAGGACTCTTCCAGACATCCAAACCGTCCCCGAACAGCCCACTGGGGGCCCGAAAGCAAGGAGCGCCAACTTCCGGAGAGGAGCTGAGGTAGCCATATTTCAGTTTCTGTAATTTCACTACAACATGACAGGATGGCGCTAAACAAAATGTGCATTTGTTGACAATTTTGTTTAATTCATGTTTCCATTTCCTGAGACAGGCTGTTGCTTCAGGATACAAAATGACAGCAGTCGTCTTTAGTCCTAGCAAGAAGGTCATGAATGTGGATGAGGTCCAAAGAAAGGGCTATGCGATAGCCAACACTCCCACACGGCTGGTGTTAAGAAGCCCCCATAATGCAGAGGAAACATACCTCCAGAATGTAAGCTGACTTCCTCCATgaactgggtcatgttcagtagagcAAACAATTGGAAAGCGTGGCCCTACCTGAACTCTGCAACATATTGTTAATACGGTTTGCCCTACTGAACACGGCCCTGGTGTGGTTGCCCCCTGGACAGGTAGCTGGGGTTCCGATGCGGGTGCTCTCAACCTCAACCTTCTTTGAGCAGAAGTGGCTGGTTACTCGAGTAGATGCCACGGCTGTTTGTCCAACACCAGGTTGAGTGTGAAATCATTTAAGATCCTTTAAACCCAGTTCTTAATTGGCTCCAGACAAGACTTTCATTTGTGTTATGTAGTGTTCAGTTGGGAAAATGTTTTGGGGTGAACTGTTTACAAATAATGGCACATTTGTTTTCAGTTGCAAAATGTTCTGTTATGATGTGCACTTGGCTTCTTGTGTCACTGCAGAGGCAGTGGTCTTTACTCCAGAAGTGATCACCTGGTACATGCCCAAGCACATAGACCCACTTTTCTCCTCTGATGCCTTCACTATGTTGGAGGTGTACATGGGAATTGACGCTAAGAGGCTGGACACTGAGGAAATGGCTGCCAGAAACTACTCGGTTTTAGTCACGGAGGCTCATATTATTGTTGAAATTCCGGTGGGGGCTGTTGGCGGCTATTTCAAGGTCAGCGTTGGAtgagtaaaatgttcctgtttaatTTCTAAATCTTATTTGTAGAGCCTTCAGTGCTTTGCAGTAACCCTTTGCCATCTCTCATGGGTAAACTCCTAGAACTGTTTTGTGTAAAATGTTTCTTATTGAGCAATTGTCTGCTTAATCAGGCTAATATACAATGGATTGCAAATTGTGTGAATGCTGCATAAAATGACACTTAAACATACTCTACCGCTTGTCTTTGCAGTTTGTCCTTTAGCCGCTTGACATTTGAGACCAAATATCCACACTAAAGTATTGTTTACCGGACTTTTTAGGGAGCCGGTAGCTTTGCCACTGTCAACTGAATGCAAGCAACACTCGGCTgctgtttacatattgtgcaagTGTTTACTTTGCGTGTCAGTTGCTTTGAAAATGCACACCGCCAGAAATGCAAGTTGACCAGCTCTCTAAAGTCTGGTAAACAATACTTTGGATATTTTGTCTTAAATTACGAGCGGCTAAAAGACAAGCGGTAGAATGATTGTATTTAACTTTCTGGCTTATAAGGAACATTGACCTGTTTTTGCACTCCAattgtgtattacagcctgacTGCATCACTCGTCTCCCTTACAGAGCCATATTCAGGATGACCAGTACTTTGTCACTTACACCATTGAGCCCATGCTTGAGTTGCTGTGGATCGAGGAGGTCGCACACGAGGACACCAGCTACAAAGTCCTCTTCCCTATCACAACACCTCCGATGGCCAGGCCTCCACAAGTTCGCAACTGTGAGTCTGGTTTAGTTAAACAGTGCCTATGGTAATTTGGGATGCCTGGGTTGTTCATTAGGCACGACGAAACAGAAGAAAATGTACTGAAACGGGGAGGCAATACCCGGACTTATCCAATAACAAATGTCCATTTTCAACTTCCATTGTACcgcatttcaaaatgttttcctTTGTTTGCCAATGAACAGACACGCCCTTAGACACAGTTCCTGAGCAGGCAGTGTTTGTGCTTGAGTTGGGGACCTTCAACCTTGATGTGGAGCTGCTGAACATCACCTTTCCCACCATGGTGCTAACTGTTGCAGAGTGCAACGCCAGAGGCTTCAATGTTCAGGAGCAGAGATCCCCGGACAACACCTTGAAGACCTTCAGGATGGAGGTGCCCTTCTCAGACCCGGTGGTCGTCAAGGAGGTGTGTTTCTGTTAAATGCAAAGCCACACGCAGTGATTTGTACATGCCCTAAGAAGTGGGCCACCAACAAAATAGAAATAATGGCACAAatgtactttgtatccctcatttactcaagtgtttccattattttggcagttgccAATAGTGCTTGATTTAGAGGAATGAGGGCAACATTACTTTAAGTATATAGTTTGTTTTAATAGTCCCCATATGTACTTGTCACTTGATGTTGAGTAAGGTTCTGTTAGCATTATTgttgtatcaattgaccaatgcTTTTAACTTCACTACAGAGAAGGGCGGAACAAGGTGTCACAACCTTCACTCTTCAGCTGATCTACGGCCTGGTCGTCTTTCCAGAGTACgctcctttctctcactctgccgTTGTGGACGCTGTACTGCTGGACATTGGTATGTCTCTGGACTACGCCAAACTACTGTTGAATGGTTTCCTCTCGTTAATGATTGCCCTGAAAGGAAATTGTCAGCGGAAGCCCAACTAGCCATACTGTAGGTTTTTCCTATGCGGTCTCTCTACAAAGAAAATGTTAAGCTTTAGAGTATTTGGACCCCGTTGTCCTGTTCCTGATTTGCCAGGATCGTGTTTATTCAGGCCCACCGTTGCAAAACAAGGGCTTCTTCTTGGACAAGTTCAAGTAGTACCTTCCTGTTTTTTGTgcttaatgaacacaaccctgtttgTCCTTGTAGTGCCACCCTCAGTCACTGGCAACTGTGATCAGGAGAACTTCCACATcactgtggactacaggaaccAAGATCCCTTTTTCGTGGTCTTGGTTGGCAAGCGGCTGCTTAACCATGAGCTtgctcaacagtatttaacagagGGCGACGCAGACTTCACCATCACGTTGCCCTTCTCTTCGCCGGACGCAGTGTTTGAGGTACGACGCTCTCCCAAAACATGTTAACCTAAATTGCTGCAGCTACCCTGTATACTTGCGTACGATATTGGACTAATGAACTCTCCCATTGGTTCCCAGTCGGTTCACTCGTCCTCTGTCAGGAGCAGACTGGATGTGGCTCTGTTGAATCCTTACAACAACATGACCAT harbors:
- the LOC110522010 gene encoding uncharacterized protein LOC110522010, translated to MVLFLSSGLFCLLMAAVGIQQTPSINDLHAECLGNVIRLSVAPLFEEVDAVFNDTQIINLTPGLATQCGFSFKFDPMGNAMFFASLQNCFSQNMDDKMFSLVMQFRLPGNHMTEDPVYRVGKTCSYTPWTSREILCDRNYMEVSVRRTLPDIQTVPEQPTGGPKARSANFRRGAEAVASGYKMTAVVFSPSKKVMNVDEVQRKGYAIANTPTRLVLRSPHNAEETYLQNVAGVPMRVLSTSTFFEQKWLVTRVDATAVCPTPEAVVFTPEVITWYMPKHIDPLFSSDAFTMLEVYMGIDAKRLDTEEMAARNYSVLVTEAHIIVEIPVGAVGGYFKSHIQDDQYFVTYTIEPMLELLWIEEVAHEDTSYKVLFPITTPPMARPPQVRNYTPLDTVPEQAVFVLELGTFNLDVELLNITFPTMVLTVAECNARGFNVQEQRSPDNTLKTFRMEVPFSDPVVVKERRAEQGVTTFTLQLIYGLVVFPEYAPFSHSAVVDAVLLDIVPPSVTGNCDQENFHITVDYRNQDPFFVVLVGKRLLNHELAQQYLTEGDADFTITLPFSSPDAVFESVHSSSVRSRLDVALLNPYNNMTIKYFSLACSFLKTLTECFSNGTMTALAVKVESAPGLNPGQLTLSDPACGPTYSDDRFAYFHFTVNSCGTTRKFINNVMLYENEISLPDELEVKLNATVSSEEEYQLKVSCYYVANTTRTLAFLTRPRDHEPFVETGTGRLMVRMRLAQDASYNTFHQEEDYPVVRYLRQPLHFEVELTTSSDPKVALVLDHCWATLNEDRDSRPRWNLIINGCENPEDPYRVVFHPVVADARVHFPPHVKRFEVYMFSFVDDAGEPSGQVFVHCDVGICDASSPSGGPCSGQCVNQDNPKRGQRHVKDLFEERHLYVSSGYILWV